The window CGCCCCGATGACCGGCACCTTGAAGAGGCTGGACTTGGTGAGGAAGCGGGGCCGGCGGCCCGCCCGGTGCACCGCGTAGGCCACCGACAGCCCGTCGAGGTAGGAGATGTGGTTCGAGGCGACCAGCGCCGGCCCGGCGCGGGGCACGTGCTCCAGACCCTCCAGGTGCCAGCGGAAGTACACCCGCAGCCCGGGGGCCAGCGTCACCTCCCCGAGGGCATAGACGGGCTCGCGCCTGCGAGCGGCGGGCATCGGTGGCCTCCGGTGGCTAGTCGGCAGGCGCAGCGCCGTCGGCAGGTCCCGCCGCGGCCTCGGCGAGCGCCTCCCGGCGCACCCGGTCCAGCACTTCCCGCACGGGCCAGCGGGCGGCGGCGTGGGACTCGAACGGGCCCACCCGGAAGCGCTGCTTCTTGGCTAGCCGCTCGAGCACCCGCAGGCCGTCGGGGTCCTCCTCGCCGGGCCGGGCTTCGATCACCCCGGCAGCGAGCGCCCGGTCCCAGACATCCTGGCCGTAGTCGGTGCGCACGAGGCACATCGTCCAGCCCTTCAGCCCGATGCCGCCGCACGAGATGTCGGCGTGCTCGGCGGCGAAGTCCGGGCAGTGGTGGCACCACTCGTTGACGTGCTCCTGGCACTCCTTCAGCGGGATGCGGACGTCGGTGCCGTCCCGCCGGGTGACGTACACGTCGCCCTTGACGTTGACCTTGGTCACGTCCTCGATCGGCACCCCGTAGCGGCCCTGGACGATGTCGTTAATGAACGGCTCGTACTGGAAGGTCTCGTTGCACATGAGCCCGACCACGAACTTGGTCATGCGGCTCCAGCGCTTGATGCCCTCGGTGGCCATCTCCCGGACCGCGGTGGTCTCGCATGAAACGCCGATGGTGGCCACCTTCTTGAGCTTCTTCTCGGCGGCCAGCTTGAGGGCCAGGGGGCTGGAGCAATAGGTGTACCGGGAGCCGGAGGCCAGCTTCAGCTCCTCCGGGGTGGTGGCGACAAAGGGCTCGTCCAGCCACGGCAGGTCCGCCCGGGGCCGGGCGCAGGTGGCGCCGTCGATCTCCCCATTGGCCAGCATCCAGCCGACGATGGCGGTGACCACGCCCCCGTCCTGGCAGCGGGCGAGGATCTCCGGGTCGGTCGCCCGGCCGAGCATGATCTGCTTGGTGACCCCCCAGGGCTCGGAGGGGTGCTTGCGCCGCCGCCCGAAGAGGGTGGCCTCGATGGCGTCGAAGTTGGCGTCCAGGCGCAGGCACGCCATGGCGCACAGCGAGCAGCTCTTCTCCCCGTGCTCGCACTCGCCCGGCCCGCCCTCCGGATCCACCTGGTGGGGCCGGAAGTTCTCCATCTCGATGACGTGGTGCGGGCATGCCACGACGCAGGCGGAGCAGGCGGTGCAGATCTCCGTGGATACAATCTCGGCGTAGAGGTTCTTCCAATGCTTGCGTTCCGGTGCTGCCACATCCACTGCCACATCCCCCGTCGTCACGTTGTCGGCCATGGTCGAATTCTATACAGACGAAGGGGGTCCCATCCCTATCCCGCACGGCGCCGGGTTTGTCCGGATCGAGAATCCCTGATGGATGCCGTCCTGGTCCCGGTGAAGCATCTGGACGCCAGCAAGCTGCGCCTCGACCCGGCCCTCGGGGCGTGGGGCCGGCGCCGGCTGGCCCTCGCCATGCTGGGCGACGTGCTGAGAGCCGCGGCCCCCTGGCCGATGCGGGTCCTGGTCACCCCGGACGCGGTCGTTGCCGACGTGGCCCGGACGGCGGGTTGGCAGGTGCTGCACGACCCCGGGCGGGGCCTGAACGCGGCCCTGTGGGCCGGCACGGCCCTGGCGGTGGAGCAGGGTGCGAGCGCGCTGGCGGTCCTGCCATTCGACGTCCCCCTGGTGTCCCCCGCCGACTTGGAGGCGCTCTTCGCCGCCCGGGCGTCGGTGGTGGTCGTCCCTTCGGAGGATGGCGGCACGGGCGCCCTGCTGCGCCGCCCGGCCCAAGTGATCGCCACCCGGTTCGGGGAGGCGAGCGCGGCGGCGCACACCGCCGCGGCCCAGGCGGCCGGGGTGGCGGTGGAGACGCTGCACCTGGCAGGCCTGGCCCTGGACATCGACGACCTGGACGACCTGCGCCGGCTGGCGGCCTCGCCGTCGGAGGCAGCCAGCGCTCGGGTGGCCCGTGAGCTCCTGTCGGCGGGAGCACCGCCGGGTTAAGCCGGGCGGGCTCCATCCCAGCAGCCCGCCCGGCCCAGGCGACTCCGCCCAGCCCGAGATCCACATTCCAGATCGGATCCCCAACGGCGCAAAACGGTATTGGGAGTTTAGTCAGTGTGGCGCCGGGAAGGATGAAGCAGGATGCTACAGGGTCTGCTTTCTATTCATCTGCACCTTTGATCCAAGGAGATATTCAGTATATGGAGATATAGGAGGGTCGGCGCCCGTTCTGGTCATGATATGACAGCTAGGTTTTAGCCCTCCACCGTATTCTCGCGATCAGTTCACCGAGGCCTCACGGCTGGTTTCGAGGCCTCTCTAAACCGAAGTTGCTCGCCCCCGGAGCCCAACTTTGGTTCTGACAAACAGAAATTGGCCTCTAGCGGTCTGAGAATGTAGACACTAAATCCGGCTGGTCGTACCCCGGCCGTGAGAGAATGGGCCATGCCCACAAGGGATGGTCC of the Actinomycetota bacterium genome contains:
- a CDS encoding Coenzyme F420 hydrogenase/dehydrogenase, beta subunit C-terminal domain, whose protein sequence is MADNVTTGDVAVDVAAPERKHWKNLYAEIVSTEICTACSACVVACPHHVIEMENFRPHQVDPEGGPGECEHGEKSCSLCAMACLRLDANFDAIEATLFGRRRKHPSEPWGVTKQIMLGRATDPEILARCQDGGVVTAIVGWMLANGEIDGATCARPRADLPWLDEPFVATTPEELKLASGSRYTYCSSPLALKLAAEKKLKKVATIGVSCETTAVREMATEGIKRWSRMTKFVVGLMCNETFQYEPFINDIVQGRYGVPIEDVTKVNVKGDVYVTRRDGTDVRIPLKECQEHVNEWCHHCPDFAAEHADISCGGIGLKGWTMCLVRTDYGQDVWDRALAAGVIEARPGEEDPDGLRVLERLAKKQRFRVGPFESHAAARWPVREVLDRVRREALAEAAAGPADGAAPAD
- the cofC gene encoding 2-phospho-L-lactate guanylyltransferase gives rise to the protein MDAVLVPVKHLDASKLRLDPALGAWGRRRLALAMLGDVLRAAAPWPMRVLVTPDAVVADVARTAGWQVLHDPGRGLNAALWAGTALAVEQGASALAVLPFDVPLVSPADLEALFAARASVVVVPSEDGGTGALLRRPAQVIATRFGEASAAAHTAAAQAAGVAVETLHLAGLALDIDDLDDLRRLAASPSEAASARVARELLSAGAPPG